Within the Medicago truncatula cultivar Jemalong A17 chromosome 4, MtrunA17r5.0-ANR, whole genome shotgun sequence genome, the region CGTTGATCATTGCCCtaacacaaataaaaacataaacatggtCATAAACAAACCATACATACAGAACAtacgaaaataaaattatattgacATCTATCACCTGTATGCAACATCTGCAACTGCAAAAACATGGGGACTTAACTCTCCAAATGCAGCTCCTTTGTATTGTTGCATCATGTGGGTATCATATAGATGAGGCAACCTTTGAAAAGGGTTTATCGCAATCAGGATATTTCCAGTATATGTCTGCAATGATGATGAAGGAGTGGCGTGATTGTAGTAGTACTCACAAGTTTTACTCTTACACAACTTAAACAATGTTgttattaaatgaaaaatagatATCTAAGAATCTTACATAGATTTCATTAAGCTCGTATCTAGTTGCCAAGTTGTTTAGAACTCCTGGTTCATGCAAGTATGACAATTTTGTCATGTCATCTACACCTCCAGGTGGGGCTTCATTATCCTTGGGAAAAACCTTTGAGATACTTTTGACAACCTGCAACCAGATTTCCAAAGTGTTAAAATTACAATAAGTTCTGGTCACTCATCTAATTACAGGTCAAAGCTGGAAATTCTGTAACTAAGGATATTAAATACGCATCAAAGGCCCAATTTAACAAGATTGCATTgtataagaaaattattttataatccCCAAAAGCGATGCAACCCACTCTGCTAGAATCTCAGAGAAGTACTAGATAAACAGTTGCAAAAACCCAAAAACAATATACAGAATAGAGAATCTATGCAAACGATTTCTCACACAGTACAGACAGTTTGACTTACTGTTTTCCCATCTCCGGTGCGAACATGGACTTCTCCGCCATTGATTTTAGTGACTTCTCCACCAATCCATGCTAGTGCTGGATCTTCAACCCAGACATGAGAACCAACAATTATGTTCACTGGTGCAGACtgcaaaaaacaaacatattgaagattcaaaggaaacATGTTAGTTCAGATAAATGCTACTGATATTCCACAGAATCATTCACAGGCAAtagattaattttaaaaatgaacatTTTATATGTAGGTATTTAATAAGACATATCATCTGCTAAAACTTATACAGTTTCTCATTGAAGCTAATGTTCCCAAGAGAGAAACGTAAAATGGAAGATAAAGTAGGTTTCTGCAGTTAGTGCTATAGCTACTAAAGCCATATATGCAATGCAATCGACTTGTTAATGAGAAAAATAGGAAATGAATGGGAGCTCCTGGCCGCAAAATGGCATTATCAaccctttattttcatttaacagaaagaataataattgatgataaagaagaaagaacaaaaccaaaaaaatgttaaagcCATAGACAATCAAAGCAATGTCATGGAGCTGGGCACCGTGCAGCTTTGAACTAGCATTGACTGTCAAgcgtaaaataaataaaatctggCCTAACTAAATTTTACCAATATATTTACAACTTCTAGAGTATGAAACACCACCATGATTCCATGAATGAACAATTTCATGCAAATCTATGCAGAATGCACAACTGTATATCAATATTCGTTTTAATTTGACTACCGTCATTCTTCTCTTGATATCAAATCACCAATGCTAAGtttatttattagaaaaaaagtATTCCATGGCATTTGCAAGAATAAAATCTTCCCTTTATTACATAGTTCAGAATGTCTGCGACAAGAACATACCAGCCCTTCCTTTTCTAGTGCAAATGCTATGATCGTTAATATTTAAATCAAGGATAATACTCGCCGATACAAAAAGCAATTTGTAACTTTGGCACTATTTGTTTACTCCCTCCGTATTttattataagtcgttttgacATTTTCACACATTAAGAAATGTCATTTTGTATTggaaagagaaattatgagtgattttacaaaattatcccttATTAAGACGTgagaaaaagatattaaaagaatataaagTAGAGAGCGTAGTAAATGGTATGATAGGAAAAGAATCATTAATGATGCATTGATATTGTGAAGTGACATATAAtaaaacacaaatattttttcaaaagtggCCTATAATAAAATACGGAGGGAGTACCAGGCTAAATACTGaagtaaaaaaacataaataactcTCTCTCACTTCTTCCTCTTGTACTTTTTCTGTTCCCGTTAATAACTCTCTCTTCTTACACATTCATGAGATTCATCTCATGGGAAAAAACAGCACAGctctttttttgaataaatagcacaactctttttttgaataaatagcaCAACTCTTTGAATCAATATCGTTTCGGACTCAGTCAAGGCACAATCCTGGAGTCAAAGACCCAATGAGGTGCATAAGTCCAGCTATGGACCACCTTCACCAGGTGACGGGCTGCAGAACAGAGAACAGGATGCCAGAATCAATCTAGACCCTCCAACTATAGTCGACTGGTTGCCCAGCCTATGCGCTGGAAAAAGGGTGTAACCACCTAACCGTTATGCTTACGTGGCACTTTCAGCAATCTATAAAAGGAGCAACCTAGTGCTAAAAAGTACACATTCTAATTCCGAGAAAAACCTCAATACTACTTGAGCGTTGGAGTATCTTGGTCCGTACGTCATTATGCTCCGGTGAAGAACAATGTTACATCTACTCCTATTATTTTTTCCCATTAATATgatcttatttatttaatttcccTCCACTAACTAAAAGTAATAAGGAAGTTTTAGTTCTtgttttaccattgaaatcaaccAATCATTTCCTTGAGAACCGCTCACAACTTAAAACGGCAATTAAAATGAGACGGGTGAAGTACTATACTACTTCTTAATGTTCAACTTCCCTCCAATGACTTAGTCATGAGAgtcaataattaaattcataaagTAGTATTCTCCAGCTTCTAATCTAAACcatcaaaaaaacaaattttttataatttcgaATTCAAAATTAACCCCAATCTTATCAATCAACCTCTCATATTCACCAAACTTAATTTCACACAATCATTTTTCAGTAATACATAGATCgacaattataaatataatttctaaaaaattaaaaataatcaaaattcctAAACCATAAGAGTAAATACAATAACATCCCCAAGCTATGTAAGGcctagagaaaaataaaaaataaaataaataaaatcgaaGTACAAGAGATTCAACACAACAGCAGCTGAGAAAGTCAAAGGAAAATCAATGAAGGAATCAAAAACGTAACATAAAGGAATAAATTACCATGGCGATTAATGGGGAGCGATCGTATAGACTAACTCATCCAAGTGGAGCGGAAAAGTGGACTCGGTGAGTCAGATCGGAGAgagttttgaaatttgaaagagaggttagagaaagaagaagctaaaattagaagatgaagaaaacaagaagaaaacaaaaggtATGAAGCTAGCGAAATagttgtgttgtgttttgttgttgtgtctggtttttctctttcttttcaaagtcttttttgtttttgaagaaagaaagaaaatgaggtaataaaaaggttttattttcatttcagctgcttttttttttctttctatctgGAGAGCCTtgcaatatttttctctttcttctttttataattatttatttaataattaattgttaattaatgaattgaaatttatttttttaaaatgaggtTTCTTTGTGTTGCTGCTGAGTGATGATGAGGTGGGTGGGGTCGGAGAGAAGGAGATCAATGCGATTGGCTGGCGTTTTAACGTTTTCGTGGTGTGCACAACATAAACATAACGCTGtttgctcttttcttttcttttcttttttatttttttggctcaAAATCCAATTTTGCACGCataattaaaagagaaatggacgacaaaattatgaatttagATTTCTCCTCCCACTTTAAGCCAcacattttatcatattttcgAAACCGCCAttcttcggtttttttttttttttttgctgttgcTCAAACTTTTTGAATTTAACCTCCTGCAAAAATGCGAAGTTCTCCTCATTGGAGGTGGCTCTTACATACCCGATCTTAAATGGTTTTGGATTTAGAGTTTAGTTTTTTCTAAGAGTAAATTATATTTTCCTCACTTAAGATAAATTTGAATTACAATTCTTATCTCTTTTGTCATATAATATACATTATCATTCGTTAAAAggaaaaacttaaaataaattatattctcTTCTTCTAAGAGATGTTGGGATAATAATTCTCTCAATTCTTTGTATAAtacattttaattcatttttagataaataaatatcttAATGATATCTATAGATTTTGATtcaccattaaaaaaataatttattttatttttaatttaaatgttgatgataacaacaatttgattttgtcaaaaaaggaacaacgatttgattattttattattaaataaatgatttagaatataaaatacatttttattaagaaaaacttTGACTTGAACGTTGTAATGTTTGCAAGTACACCACTTCCTCTAGAgaatatgaaaattattgattgaAAGACGGCGGTTCAAAGACATCTCCATCTTTCAGACCACATATCTCAAGTTCGCATGGATCAAGAGTCATACTCTACACGACAAACCAAAGTACACTTTCGTGAATTGAAGCTCATGTCCAATTTTGTTAATTAAGTTCATGTAGGCACAAATACATGGAAATTGAAGATGCACGGGTTAAATTTACGTTAATGAATTCATTTTAAGCAGGTGTATGtgaattcaattcatttttaatggttgacaaatttaaaagaaatcCACGTTGAAACATATTTTgtcaatgaaaaatatattttcaatgcaCGTTTGGTGAATTATCTAGTGCATACTTCGTGTTATGGTTGGTTTTTAGATATATAAGTTATACTTTCTCTccatcttttctttcttttcatcatTCATGAAAAAAGGGTGATTTTGGGTTTCGTATATCAGGTTCTcctttcatatttttgttgtgattttCGGTTTCGATGTAGCATGTTTTATTTGTCGTCTTTGCGTGACGATATTTGATTTCCCATCTTAGTACGGTATTTGTTTGTTTCAAACTGACAAATTAACCTCGATCAATTGTATACTAAATCAATGACTAGGTCACCAACATTGTAGATCCAAAGATATGtgtattttgatcattttataTTACAATATTTATAGACAtcttgttgtttatgttattaacttTGATGCTGTGAGCTTATTCACAAACTCgctattttttcatttttagttatgttgggtgtgtgtttgtttatgaTCCACTGTACTAGTTTGAACAAGGGATGGACAAAAATGTTGTGTCCGACTGAAGCCGGACAATCCAGCCCACTGAAAATCGAATCGGGTGGATTATTCAAATGGGTGGGTGGGTCTCAtgagttaatttttttggattgaGGTGGATAGGAATGGGTTGGTTTAGTTCCAATTTAGTGGCCCGTCGGTACCCTAAACTAACCGCCCTAAACGTGCATATAtttacaattatatatatattagtgttAATTTTACATATAGAGCCCAAACCTCGCTTAGCTCATACTAAAAGAAACCAAATTTAGTCCAAGCCTAACCCTGATAAACAAAAGGGTTAACAACCTAATCCTAGATTCTTTCGGTTCTCTCTAGTATATCGTTTCTGATTCTCCCCCTCCTTATTTGTTTCCTTCATTAATAGCTTAACCTAAACCGCCATCACAACTCACAATCTCAATTCTCAACCTAGATCAATTTCCTTCATTAACTTGCTACTCTTCTATCTCAAATTCTTAATTGACGGTCGTAGTTGcaatatgttatattttttatcctCTCTTCCCTTCCTATAGTAGTGTGGAGCTCTTTCTCAATCACTTATTTTATCAGTGattcgtgtttttttttatctcatcatACTATTCGCCATTCTCCATCCAATCTAATTATTTTCCATGATTATCTTGCTTTTTTTGTGTTATTGAATCACTGGACCATTAAATTTCTATGTATAACCATACAATCCTTCACTACGACGTTCTATCTTGctaatttgttgatttttttagagaatgttAATCTGACTCAACTCATCACACCCATCCGACAAACCAAATAAATTGAAACTGATCAATCCAACGATACCAACGGACGGAGATAGGTGACTATCCTTGCCCATGGTAAGCTTAATATTGGAATTTTTCACCCGAAAATCGACTGAATATTGTTTCCATTcctacaacaaaaaaaataatatttgatttgccTAAATCTCGGCGTGCAATTTCAATAAATACATGGTGATAACCAACATTCACTTACTCTATCTGAAAAAGTAATTTTATAACGACAAACACCAACGTGTATCGTGAGTTTTATATgctgtgattttattttattttcacattACAACAATATCATTGTGCgtgctctttcaaaaaaataaatatcattgcGCGTTTGAATAACgatttttttaggtaaaataaCTTGACATGGTAATTCAAATTATTCTATGTAAATGTTTGGATGATAATCTTTTTCTAAAGATAACTAATTAGTTATTCTAAACATTTTGTTCTACTAAAATTGCACTGTGGGGGTGTCTCCCTCTCACTATATTACTGTCAACGTTCATTAAAGAAATACCTTGAAAAGAAAAGTTAgttaaaagtttatttaatcaaggttaaaatattaaaataaaaatgtttttaggGGAAAATAGAAGTTGTTACTGATACTCGTTTCAGGTTCATTTCTACCTAATTAACtattacaataattttatttcataaaaaaaaactatccaattaattctaaaatataaacTGAATTATCAACTTTTGGTCAAATATATGAGAAAAGAAGTTGTTAGCGATACGCTCGTTTTGAATCCATTTCGTactctttttgttttaaaattagtgttgttttagccaaaaaaatatatatattttaaaatgaatgtcactttcaattttcaacgcaataataatttttttttgaattatacccttcaattaatactaaaTACACTAgttccaaagtattattttttctttaatgaaaaacaaaccaatatttgattaagataatttggtaaaataacatctcTAGTTCTTTTAACtaatgcatttcttaatatacgCGTAAAAGCataaaatgacattcattttaaaacggagggaataCTTTTCAGAGAACAAGTTTTATAAAGTTTTATAAagatttttattaatcattatgattgataaaatatagatttttcaaataatgatcaataaaataaattttgacgACAACTTcgtcttttttttaataaatcaagATATTTTTGTGATAAATTGTAGAGAGTGGGCTTACGTCCCTCAAAGAAAAACTAGAAAATTTAATTAGGATTAGACAATCTAATGAGAATTACTTTTCTCCATTTTGTTTTTACTCATTTACGTGCTActtgagtgaacttatgttgaAAAATACACATATGCGTGTTAACTCACATTCGTCTTTTTTAGGGAAATGAACAATTCtaaatgggagaagagcaacTCTCTAATCCAATCAATGTTTTAAAGCCCAGATCGATTCGGTTGGTCGGATCGGTCAGACTGGGAACCGGAGGGTGCAGCGGTTCGGGCAGGCTACAGGACCAGATATGCAATTAGCCGCTGAAATCCGGTGTGACCCAGCCGGGTCAGTGGGCAGACCGTTGACCCAGTTTAACCCGCTCTAATTAGTCGACTATGTCTAGAACTTACTTCAGTTtgtaattctattattttttgttgaatatgttCATAACTTACTTGGGTTTGTAAGTCTGTTATATTTTGATTTCCAACAATGTTTAGAACATActatgttttaacttttaaagatGGAATCTGAATTAGAACTTATTTGTGAGATTTTTTATGCAGTACTATTGTTTAATGTATGAGttaatttgaatttggattggAATTAGCTTGAAATTGAATTGTGTTGTAGTTAAGAAATTAACTTGCAGctgttaatataaattttttaatgtacgaactttaaatagaaaaaaatatgacaagattttttttatcaaaatttcgTTCATAATGTAAATTTTGGTcataaatatttgtatatagACCAGATCAATAGTCATGTGATCTGACCAATGAACTAGTAACCCAGTGCCTTGACCGTGTCGATCACCGGTCCGGGTTTTAAAACATTGAATCCAATACATCAGCAAGCAGATGTGTCAAATCGGCTGTCTGATCCAGTCCGATCAGACCCGGGAGGACCAACAACACAAATGGGTCAGTTCAGCCCATTTACAATTGAGCCACTCATTCTAGAGTCTGGTCTAAACCATGTGGGCCATGACTCAATCCGACCCACTTTagttttcttattattttatttattcactcttttttatgtattttgataTATTAGTTACTCACAtctatcttttgtttttgtaaaaaaaaatatttttttgctaaaatgtGATTGGATTGACATTtatgtgtaattaatttttacattaacattaaatattaattaaactctTGATATATTActtcaaattaatattttataaacttcagaattttaaaacttttagctagatttatctattttaagtacgtttattcatttaaatttttttaataataaattttaaattagttgatttttttttaaatataatttattttcacaaaaatataattgaagtattgatcttgtcaaaaaaaataattgaagtaTTGATAGCGGACCGATCTGAAGCCCGATAGGCTAACCCAGCCCAACCTAATTTGTACATGGGCTAAATGAGCTAGGGCCAAAAAAGCTCAGGTATATTTTATGTGAGCTTTTTGAGACCCGATTCGGTCTAAAATGTGGGCTAATGAACCAGATCATTTTTTACCGCTCTATAAACAAGTGGCTAAATTACGTTGGATACgactaaaaaaacaataaataaacttGCTCAGGCTCCTATTAGAACGACTGCATCTCTTGTAAAGTTGTAAATTATGGTAGAAGTGATTCACATTAAACACGTACTCAATTCATTGTCAATTATAagctaattttgattttgtaggctcattcaattaatgatgtatattattacagaccacatacatcattaatcgaacgaacctaaaaaaaattaaaatttgcttataattgatAACGGAAAAAGTATAGATTAAAGGAAGGTCACAGGTTCTATTGTCAAAAAAACTTACGGGgaaaaatattcaaaagtaGGAATAAGTTGgggaaaaataagaaaatattattcttttaaaaaaaaattaaagagttCGGGCATTAGATAGAAGGATAATAAtagaaatattgtattgaaaaatagtatcccgtttttaaatataagcaaaattgaccttttaggttcattcatttaatgatgtatgtggtccatattattaaataaataaacctaaagattatggaccacatacatcattaaatgaatgaaattaaaaatttaattttccttatatttaaaaacggatggAATAAGAgttgataaattttaatttttaaaagtcaaaacatgttcttttaattttttaacaacgCGTTAGCATAACCAGAAAAGATTAAGCGAggtgaattattattatttttttttttaaggattatgtGAGGTTTATTTAGACCGGAGGGATTAATGTAATGAATTGACGGAGATTTGACTGCATAATTGCATTAGTTTCGTGATTTGAACGTGTTGTCTAAAAACAACGTGCataatttggtcccttaacgaGAATATTCACTCACCCTCTCCATCAAAACGCATAAATAACACACCACCACCCGTTACTTTAGTCTCATCATAACAAtcttctcaaaaacaaaaataataaataaaaattcaaaatggtTGTGTCTTCTCTGTTTCATCCTTCATTCTCCACCCTCGTTTTTAACGCTCCTAAACCGAATACACATAACCGCACACTCACCGTCGCCACCGCCACCACCAACAACCACTCTCCATCACCGGATCTCGCCACCGACAACATCAAAGACATCGCCCGCCGTCACCCTGCCACCTCCAACAACTTCACTGCCAAATACGTCCCATTCAACTCCACCTTCGACTCCCCTGAATCCTACTCCCTCGATGAAATCGTTTATCGCAGCAACTCCGGCGGCCTCCTTGACGTCCACCATGACATCGAAGCACTGGCAAAATTCGACGGCGCGTACTGGCGCAACCTATTCGATTCGCGCGTGGGTAAAACCACTTGGCCTTATGGTTCAGGTGTATGGAGCAAAAAGGAATGGGTCCTACCAGAAATCCACCCTGATGATATCGTTAGCGCTTTTGAAGGTAACTCTAATCTTTTCTGGGCTGAACGTTTTGGCAAACAGTTTGTAGGCATGAACGATCTTTGGGTTAAACACTGTGGTAATAGCCATACCGGAAGTTTCAAAGATCTTGGAATGACTGTGCTTGTTAGTCAGGTCAATCGCCTCCGGAAAATGAACCGTCCTTTGGTCGGAGTTGGCTGTGCTTCCACCGGTGATACCTCGGCTGCACTGTCTGCTTATTGTGCTTCAGCCGGAATTCCTTCGATTGTTTTCCTACCAGCGAATAAAATCTCAACCGCCCAGTTGATTCAGCCTGTTTCAAATGGTGCATTGGTGCTTAGTATTGACACTGATTTCGATGGTTGCATGAAGCTGATTAGGGAAATTACTTCTGAATTGCCGATTTATTTGGCGAATTCGTTGAATAGTTTGCGAATTGAAGGACAGAAAACTGCTGCTATTGAGATTTTGCAGCAGTTTGATTGGCAGGTACCTGACTGGGTGATTGTACCTGGTGGAAATTTGGGGAATATTTATGCATTTTACAAAGGTTTCAAAATGTGTAAAGATTTAGGGCTTGTTGATAAGATTCCAAGGCTGGTTTGTGCACAAGCTGCAAATGCAAATCCTTTGTATTTGTATTATAAGAATGGTTGGAAAGAGTTTAAAGCAATTAAAGCCGAAACAACTTTTGCTTCTGCTATTCAAATTGGTGATCCTGTTTCAATTGATAGAGCTGTTTATGCATTGAAGAATTCTGATGGGATTGTTGAGGAAGCTAGTGAAGAGGAATTGATGGATGCAATGGCACTTGCTGATTCAACTGGAATGTTTATTTGTCCTCATACTGGTGTGGCTTTAACTGCTTTGATCAAGCTTAGGAATAATGGGGTTATTGGAGCTAGTGAAAGGGTTGTGGTTGTTAGTACTGCTCATGGTTTGAAATTTGCAGATAGTAAGATTGATTATCATTCTGGGAATATTGCTGGAATTGGTCGTTTTGCTAATCCACCTGTTTCTGTTAAGGCTGATTTTGGTTCCGTTATGGATGTGTTGAAAGATTTTCTGTTGAGTAAAGCACCAAAGTAGTTTGTAGTAGGTTAATTTGGAGTTGTCGTTTTCACTTTTTCAGTTGTCCCTATAGTACATGTCACTCTAGTTATACTTTCTTGACTTGACAAGTTTGTGTTGACTTTTCATGTACAATTTTGTTCAAGTATTAGAGGGTTTGAGTTTATGAATGAACACATTTTACTTGTCAAATTTGGCTCTCTTGAGAACTACTTACACATTAAGTTGACTCCTGTTAAAAATTTGGGGCACTTGTTAGTTGTACTTTGATTGAGTTCTTCAAGGACAAGAACGAAGTAAGAGACAAATCCAGTGTCAACCATTTtgtgtaattagaaaaattagTTACACTCGTACGTTATACTTTGATTGAGtttaaaacatcaagaaaatacCAAACTTACATAAACAAGCTCTTTGagctggtttttttttattgttttttttagtgtAATAATGATCTTATATTTCATGAAATAAACGTTGAGTTACTGTAGCTTAGAAATATATGAAAGGAACCCCAGCCACCCTGGCCcctcaaaaaaattgaatcatgtattgttttttattaaaaacgaAAGTGGGATGGATTTTGAGGTTATCTCTTTGTGTCACATGATTACGCTGTTAGTTTGACCATGAATTTTGTAAGATAATCATGCGTAACAGTAGCGGGTTGCCTGGTTAGTTTGCACAAGTAATAATATTTACATGTCAAATGAACCtttgataattttcatttttctcagTTAAAGTTGGATGAGTTGAATCATGAAACTCAGCGTGGTAGGCCTCAGGACTCAATATA harbors:
- the LOC25494197 gene encoding threonine synthase, chloroplastic, whose protein sequence is MVVSSLFHPSFSTLVFNAPKPNTHNRTLTVATATTNNHSPSPDLATDNIKDIARRHPATSNNFTAKYVPFNSTFDSPESYSLDEIVYRSNSGGLLDVHHDIEALAKFDGAYWRNLFDSRVGKTTWPYGSGVWSKKEWVLPEIHPDDIVSAFEGNSNLFWAERFGKQFVGMNDLWVKHCGNSHTGSFKDLGMTVLVSQVNRLRKMNRPLVGVGCASTGDTSAALSAYCASAGIPSIVFLPANKISTAQLIQPVSNGALVLSIDTDFDGCMKLIREITSELPIYLANSLNSLRIEGQKTAAIEILQQFDWQVPDWVIVPGGNLGNIYAFYKGFKMCKDLGLVDKIPRLVCAQAANANPLYLYYKNGWKEFKAIKAETTFASAIQIGDPVSIDRAVYALKNSDGIVEEASEEELMDAMALADSTGMFICPHTGVALTALIKLRNNGVIGASERVVVVSTAHGLKFADSKIDYHSGNIAGIGRFANPPVSVKADFGSVMDVLKDFLLSKAPK